A stretch of Pangasianodon hypophthalmus isolate fPanHyp1 chromosome 9, fPanHyp1.pri, whole genome shotgun sequence DNA encodes these proteins:
- the LOC113524922 gene encoding uncharacterized protein LOC113524922 isoform X1 yields the protein MWVLALTALLVYGSVHTAHSAILIQRGTEGGDTALYCKNDGKAIWSKGVDGGGGRILTAQHGEVTIKHKPDPDHRYTVLSDLSLMIKNLSLSDSGIYYCNAVPVVSLTVTPLQTETTLCDQTEDTDTESGSTPETEEGSAETGNQQNRAEEVYCLAPHP from the exons ATGTGGGTTCTTGCTTTAACTGCTCTCCTGGTTTATGGCTCTGTACACACAGCTCACAGTG ccATATTAATTCAGAGAGGCACAGAGGGGGGTGACACTGCTCTCTACTGTAAAAATGATGGTAAAGCGATATGGAGTAAAGGTGTTGATGGAGGGGGAGGGAGGATCCTCACTGCTCAACATGGAGAAGTCACCATTAAACACAAACCTGATCCAGATCACAGATACACTGTGTTAAGTGATTTATCACTCATGATAAagaatctgtctctctcagactcGGGGATTTACTACTGTAACGCTGTTCCTGTGGTCAGTCTGACTGTCACTCCATTACAAA CAGAGACAACCCTGTGTGATCAGACggaagacacagacacagaatcag GTAGCACACCCGAGACAGAGGAAGGTTCAGCTGAAACAG GTAACCAGCAGAACCGAGCAGAAGAAGTTTACTGTCTGGCTCCACATCCATGA
- the LOC113524922 gene encoding uncharacterized protein LOC113524922 isoform X2, producing MWVLALTALLVYGSVHTAHSAILIQRGTEGGDTALYCKNDGKAIWSKGVDGGGGRILTAQHGEVTIKHKPDPDHRYTVLSDLSLMIKNLSLSDSGIYYCNAVPVVSLTVTPLQKTTLCDQTEDTDTESGSTPETEEGSAETGNQQNRAEEVYCLAPHP from the exons ATGTGGGTTCTTGCTTTAACTGCTCTCCTGGTTTATGGCTCTGTACACACAGCTCACAGTG ccATATTAATTCAGAGAGGCACAGAGGGGGGTGACACTGCTCTCTACTGTAAAAATGATGGTAAAGCGATATGGAGTAAAGGTGTTGATGGAGGGGGAGGGAGGATCCTCACTGCTCAACATGGAGAAGTCACCATTAAACACAAACCTGATCCAGATCACAGATACACTGTGTTAAGTGATTTATCACTCATGATAAagaatctgtctctctcagactcGGGGATTTACTACTGTAACGCTGTTCCTGTGGTCAGTCTGACTGTCACTCCATTACAAA AGACAACCCTGTGTGATCAGACggaagacacagacacagaatcag GTAGCACACCCGAGACAGAGGAAGGTTCAGCTGAAACAG GTAACCAGCAGAACCGAGCAGAAGAAGTTTACTGTCTGGCTCCACATCCATGA
- the LOC117597929 gene encoding uncharacterized protein LOC117597929 — protein MKRIGFICLLLCVSVHIANSVKQSCREKNICVLKCGKETNGNVTWSRDIDGKREKILTIYKETVIKHITDPDRRYRSGAGLILSIFKFSPSDAGRYYCNENTVELSVIKTEIISEVTTTTVKKSCREKNICVLKCGKETNGNVTWSRDVDGKREKILTIYKETVIKHITDPDKRYSSGAGLILSIFGFSPSDAGRYYCNENTVELSVTSKTEIISQERTRSGKCSVFEN, from the exons ATGAAGCGTATTGGGTTCATCTGTCTCCtgctgtgtgtaagtgtacacATAGCCAACAGTG TAAAACAATCCTGTCGAGAGAAAAACATCTGCGTCCTTAAATGTGGCAAAGAGACGAATGGCAACGTGACCTGGAGCAGAGATATAGATGGAAAAAGGGAGAAGATTCTCACCATCTACAAGGAAACGGTTATCAAACACATCACTGATCCAGACAGACGTTACCGCTCAGGAGCAGGTCTGATTCTGAGTATATTTAAATTCTCACCTTCAGACGCTGGGCGATATTACTGCAACGAGAACACTGTGGAGCTCAGTGTGATAAAGACTGAAATAATCTCTGAAGTCACGACTACGACTG TGAAAAAATCTTGTCGAGAGAAAAACATCTGCGTCCTTAAATGTGGCAAAGAGACGAATGGCAACGTGACCTGGAGCAGAGATGTAGATGGAAAAAGGGAGAAGATTCTCACCATCTACAAGGAAACGGTTATCAAACACATCACTGATCCAGACAAACGTTACAGCTCAGGAGCAGGTCTGATTCTGAGTATATTTGGATTCTCACCTTCAGACGCTGGGCGATATTACTGCAACGAGAACACTGTGGAGCTCAGTGTGACGTCAAAGACTGAAATAATCTCTCAAGAGCGGACTAGGAGTGGTAAGTGCTCTGTCTTTGAGAACTGA
- the LOC113524922 gene encoding uncharacterized protein LOC113524922 isoform X3 gives MWVLALTALLVYGSVHTAHSAILIQRGTEGGDTALYCKNDGKAIWSKGVDGGGGRILTAQHGEVTIKHKPDPDHRYTVLSDLSLMIKNLSLSDSGIYYCNAVPVVSLTVTPLQSSTPETEEGSAETGNQQNRAEEVYCLAPHP, from the exons ATGTGGGTTCTTGCTTTAACTGCTCTCCTGGTTTATGGCTCTGTACACACAGCTCACAGTG ccATATTAATTCAGAGAGGCACAGAGGGGGGTGACACTGCTCTCTACTGTAAAAATGATGGTAAAGCGATATGGAGTAAAGGTGTTGATGGAGGGGGAGGGAGGATCCTCACTGCTCAACATGGAGAAGTCACCATTAAACACAAACCTGATCCAGATCACAGATACACTGTGTTAAGTGATTTATCACTCATGATAAagaatctgtctctctcagactcGGGGATTTACTACTGTAACGCTGTTCCTGTGGTCAGTCTGACTGTCACTCCATTACAAA GTAGCACACCCGAGACAGAGGAAGGTTCAGCTGAAACAG GTAACCAGCAGAACCGAGCAGAAGAAGTTTACTGTCTGGCTCCACATCCATGA